The sequence ctataatatatacaaattcattattaaatcttgtaatatttttgttttttcataagtgagattaatcaaacataaatatattttatttgttttctatataatatttcactagttttgaaaatgatctaggttattttgaattttttatttgttttttttggttaaatatagcttttttaataaaaattttatttttgaattaaattaaatcaattgattaaatataaacatgtgATGCTCACTTCATaatatgttatttgttttgccTTTTGGGTTGTTGCTTTTATGGTGTGTGTAACCTTTATAGGAGTTGTTGTGTAGCTTTTTGCAATGACTTTAAAACCATCTTGGTTAGCTCTTTCTAATGGTCAAGAAACATATATGGCAAAGCGACAATAAACTTTTATTTGTTCTCCTTTCAAGTATTATattgacaatttatttttttatagttaattattgcaAGTGTTTTTAAACATTatcaatacatttttttattatattattaaattaattgattttattgaacTCAATCAAGTTAATGACCCATgtcatatattttgtttttttaaaaaagttggtattgtttgaatattttttttgattcatttattgttttacattttttttattcatattatctATATTAGCCAAGTTTATTAAATATAGTTGATGTAATGACACAggtctcaattttatttttatttttgaaaaaaatacttttgttgCTTTAACAActttttatgttaagaaaattTCGGTCGGCGCACGTATGTCATGATGAATTTTTGAGGGGGAAATGAATAAGAAGATTCTTAGACGTTACAACTATAAACATGAAACCTGTAACTATTACATAACaacccaacttttttttttaaaaaaaggtatttttggCTTGCATATATAACCGACCTAAtttattaatgtgttttaagttattatgtaataataaagttattaaaaagcTGTATCGTCGCCGACAATTTACAGATGACGCCCTCTAAGCTCCTTCTTGTATGCTTTACTTTGATTCTGTTCACGTTTATTTTCACTTCTATAGTCCCCGTGGCAATTTCAGTAATTATACTGTTTTGGCGGGTATTATCATTGTTTTCGGATATTATAATCTATAACCTAGGTATATGGGCAACCAATGCTATATGAGTGTCTTTTTCagccattttttatattttgaaagttttttaaaaaaaaaattaatttttttaattttatttattttaaattaatattttttatgttttcagattattttgacgtgttaatatcaaaaataatttttaaaaataaaaaaaaatattactttgatttattttttaacaaaaatattttaaaaaacaataattactatatttttatatatatatatatatatatatatatatatatatatttatttttttttgtagtggtGGCACTCACAATTTTTTTGGCTTTATAAAATTGTACCAAGATATTGAGAAAAGGCTTTTACatgtttcttgttttgttttgttttttttaatgatccaAAACTTCATCATCTCCCTATAGTTTTTTCGAATAAAGCCATATCCATAAAGCCTCTTGGCCTTCGTTTGAAACATATAGAGAGAGTACATTTCTCCACGCACAAGAGcaagaatttttcttctttcaatcaATCAGTATGAAGATCCTTAACTTAACTACATGTAAAAGATTGATAATCCAGTGACTTTtatctctgtgttttttttttttaaaaaagaggatAGTGGTTTGGTTAGACATGTTAATTAATAGACAACATGCAAAAGAAAATCTTTCATGCAATCGTGTTACATTGAACATTAGATGCCACCCTAATACACAATTACCTTGAATTCTAGTTTaccatagtttttttaatggaaaagtcgattattatttttttaaaaaatacacaattaACTTGTATCACTAGCTAGCTGGGAAGGATGAGAGAATTTTATGAGGGAAAACAAGCCAAGCGATCGATAATTAGGAAACTGTGCATATATATTAAGCATGTATGAACACGAACGTCAGATGAGGTATACATAACCAATCGTCGTCCTCATCAGAAACTGAAATTTCCACGCATCCACGATATATATCTTGTACGAGTTGAAAATGATATACTTCTGCGCATGATATGAATAGATCTTTggttttgataaatattataagaTTACTTACACATCTTAATTAACATTGAACTTGTAtatgaaatgattaaattagcttttcattttattaatgcagtgattagattaattaatcacATATATTCCATGACAGGGCAGAGATTAAGCTTGGTTTCCCCCTACTTCCTAAACACTTTTCCTGTTTTCCATGCATGAAATGAAATGCCGAAGCACCAAGCAACCGGCTACGGCTGCTCAAAGAGCAAAAACCCGCCGTTGTTTTCACAGAGCACGtaaagggagagagagaaatcCGAACACCTTCTATCTTTATCCGTTCTCGAGTTTATATATACTCAATGACATGGCCAGTGTGTTAAAGTTAGCTacactatttattattttttaaaattgttttattttaaataattcactGTTTTTACCTGATTAGTTAACTAatgtttataattaatttaaattaccaACAAATAATGAAAACAGGAACCCAATACTCTTGGCTGTTTTCCCTAGCTGGAGATGAAAGAGGTAGATAAAAGATCGTTGAAATCCCTTTGATGCAACCAGAAAACATAGAACTCAAAAGAATGCTTAATCGAGTTTAGTAGTTTTTTGAAGAGAtgttaaaggaaagaaaacctGTCATTACTTGTAACACTTCAATATATATGCTCCAGGTATATGCATGCcgtaattttagttttaaaaagtttaaaatacaaattagggtttttgttaCTATATTAACGAGCATGACTCTTCTCCATTTATTTTAGGGTATCAAACTCTTCAAGTAAAAATCTCGAATCTTAATGATGAACGGAAAAAATGAAGCTAAATCACGGTTGATTACATACAATcaactttcaaaatataaagtTCATATAATGCATGCCAGAAAATACATTGGAAACAAACTgcaatttaatttgtttggcaggttaattgagctttatataattaatatttggataataAATTAATGGAAATCATGTATGCCTAGCGAACTACTTTATTAATTTGTGAGGTTCTTGAAGATGCATCAATGGAAAAGATGCGTCTACTAATTAACAAGTTAATTAGGCGAGGGTTCCCGCCTGATCTTATCCGTCCAATGATTAAAAGCAAGCAGTACTCGGCGGTAATGATGACCTAGATGATAATCCGTGACCTAATTATTGGATTCAAAGGCTTACACGGCTTCGCCTTGTAGCCAAAAGGCATTTGCCCCtatactgtttttatttttatttttattatttatcatgaactaattattattattattattcggtctaaaatagttttttttcctaatattttttttattttttttatttatccaacctacaaatataataaaatcactatACAATACCACCaactcttttttaataataatacaataaaatcataataatatcaCCAACAGATTTTTAATTAGTAAATATAACCATAATTTACTAACGATATTTTTTCCGTTGATATTGCCTTtgatatttttgataattttttggtaGTGCTAGGCcatgatatttgtatataaacGACTGCAAAGTGACAAGCCATTTGACAATATGAGGACAAGATTACAGACGTGTTTAGAAAATTTAAAGACAAGAAATGCAAAGGCAGAACCTATATCTGCAATAAAGTTCCTGATGAAGAGAGGAAAACTCTTCAGCAAATTTAGCCTTAAAGCTTGCAAAAAAATTGGAGAAGTAATTAATCCTGCTTTCTCTATTAGATAAGAAtgttagttatatatatatatatataaaagataacgTGAAACACAACACTTTCAAATGTCTTTTAGAGGCTTTATAAAGCAAATTAAGACACATAATCGGTATACACAACCTATAGGAAATCTGTTAAATAACTCATTAAAATCCTTCATTATCCGTAGGAGTACGAGTTTTTCTAGAGAAGCTCGAGCTTGGGACGTGAAAACTTTTATTCCGGCACTCTCCTTCTTGATCAAAGTGATCAAAAGCTGTATCCCTCCTTCCGGGACTAAGATTTAAAAGCATATGATGTGGGTCAAATCTAGAGCTTCAAAGAACACAAAAGGTATGCTACCATATTAATGTCTccatatttcattttatattaagatTCACTAACAACTCATGGAGGAACAAAATTAGCTAGCTATGAAGGCCATGAATGGAAAGggacatttttttattattttttgcgtacttttttattatgaatatcATATCATGTCTCACCAATTATTATTCATCGTTTATCACAAGGAAAGGTGATGAGATTAGGGAATATATGCCTTGCAATCATGGCTGAAGAAAAGTTTGCAATCTTTAGCACATAGAACGGGAATGATTATATTTCTCAATTCTTCTACCAGAATCGATATTCATTTTtgcacttggaaaaaaaaaaaaaaaaaactgtagaagaaattcttttttttttacctgatcGTCATCATGTAtgatatctctctctctctctctatatatatatatataaacttctcCATTCATTTCATAATAATTGTATCTAGGGTGTTTTCTATGCAAACCATAACATTTTAAAACGAATTTCGCGTATATGAAAAATCATAGCTGCTTCTGTCTACTGTCCCCCCCAAAACAAGTTGGCTCTTTTGTCAAACTTTAGTGTTCTTTGTCAGATAAAAGATGGTGTTTTATAGCTTTCCAGGAGCTGAAAAATTAGTGCCTGTctaaggttaaaaaataaatgtttgaattGCACTATCTACAAGCTGAGATTCTGACAGCACCTATATACGCCTCCTTTATTATCACTCAATTGTGTGATTTATATAGAATTTGGAAATTTTATCACGGTTTTCAGATGGGAAGGAATTCAGGGATGCCTGTAAAAGCTTGAATGTCAACGAGGAGTATCTTAGCGCGTTAAGAACCCAATCCTATGCTGACTTTTTCACCAAAGCTCAATCACTTGTAAACGAGCCATCTTTTCCATCTTACTGCCATAGAAAATTTTCTGAAATTCTCCTGGAACCGGGTCAGGATTCTATACCTGCAATTCTCGAATCAGCTTTTCTTTCAAAAGCACCTGAACTCAAAGGCCTCATGCTCATTACTTTGACCTGAGTGCTGAGGCTTCAAATGTTTGTAGCTACCTCCTCAAAAATATAAACCAGATCCAATCTAGTTACCAGTTCATTCAAAGAGTGCTGAATAGTATCGATGATTACTCGCCTgataaattgaaattgattgtCTCCGAGCTGAACTCATTCATTGTCCAAAGCAATCCCTTTTCCACTCCTAACAAGCATGACTTCAAGTTAATTAATGACAGGTACTCTTCAGTTCTAAAGAACCtaaaatccaaaagaaaaaaggtggCTAGGAAGATGAAGTTCATTGCATGTATCCATAAGGCTGCAGGAATTTGCATAACAGCAGCCTGTGGCTTAATTGCAATTTCAGCTATTGTTCTAGCAGCACATACTCTTACTGCACTGGTTATGGGTCCAGCCATTTTGAGCTTCCCGCTAAAGCGCTTCAAGAAAAAGCTTTTGAGCTTTAAGTTTCTGAGAAGTGGATTCCTCAGGAAAGCCGGGCAGCAACTTGATGTGGCAGCCAAGGCAACTTACATATTGAATAGGGATTTTGACACGATGAGTAGACTTGTTGCTAGGCTTCGCGATGAAGTTGAACACGACAAGGCAATGATACAGTTCTGTTTGGAGAGGAAAGAGGATAGATTCTCCTTTCAAGTGATAAAGGAGCTTAAGAAGAGTGATTCTGGGTTCAGGAAGCAGGTAGAGGAGCTTGAAGAGCACGTGTATCTCTGCCTGCTAACGATTAATCGAGCAAGAGCGTTGGTGATTAAGGAA is a genomic window of Populus alba chromosome 5, ASM523922v2, whole genome shotgun sequence containing:
- the LOC118062300 gene encoding UPF0496 protein At3g49070 produces the protein MKFIACIHKAAGICITAACGLIAISAIVLAAHTLTALVMGPAILSFPLKRFKKKLLSFKFLRSGFLRKAGQQLDVAAKATYILNRDFDTMSRLVARLRDEVEHDKAMIQFCLERKEDRFSFQVIKELKKSDSGFRKQVEELEEHVYLCLLTINRARALVIKEMTASSIEHLSC